A DNA window from Brassica napus cultivar Da-Ae chromosome C1, Da-Ae, whole genome shotgun sequence contains the following coding sequences:
- the LOC106417375 gene encoding MLP-like protein 328 encodes MATSGTYVTEVPLKGTAEKHYKRWKSENHVFPDAIGHHIQNVTVHEGEHDSHGSIRSWNYTWDGKEEMFKEKREVDDENLTLTLRGLEGHVMEQLKVYDVIYQFIPKTEDTCACKITIVWEKRNDDSPEPSTYMKFVKSLVADMDHHVNKA; translated from the exons atggcGACGTCAGGAACATACGTGACGGAGGTTCCGTTGAAAGGAACAGCGGAGAAACACTACAAGAGGTGGAAGAGCGAGAACCATGTCTTCCCTGACGCAATCGGCCACCACATCCAAAATGTCACCGTTCACGAGGGCGAACATGACTCCCATGGTTCTATCAGGAGCTGGAACTACACATGGG ATGGAAAGGAAGAGATGTTCAAGGAGAAGAGAGAGGTAGACGATGAGAACTTAACGTTGACGTTAAGAGGACTTGAGGGTCACGTGATGGAGCAACTCAAGGTGTATGATGTCATCTACCAATTTATCCCAAAAACTGAGGATACCTGCGCCTGCAAAATCACCATTGTGTGGGAGAAGCGCAACGATGATTCTCCTGAACCAAGCACCTACATGAAATTCGTCAAGAGCCTGGTCGCAGACATGGACCACCACGTCAACAAAGCTTAA